The proteins below come from a single Piscinibacter gummiphilus genomic window:
- the rsgA gene encoding ribosome small subunit-dependent GTPase A, translating into MIDLNVEPLRSIGLTPAMAQAALAFSSASDDTPPHRLVRVTEVHRETLVVHDGKQETSVRAMPRLARELAEAGSALAVGDWVLLAPDAHGEPWVHERVTPLTHIARRDADGRRHPVVSNVDTALLVMGLDDDYNPRRLERFLTLVQTQGVTPVVVLTKADAVPPERVEQALAELRARLPRGLEMLALDGRDASNAHRLAPWLGTGQTLVLLGSSGAGKSTLTNALLGSAVQDTGAVREHDSRGKHTTTSRSLHRLPGGSCVIDTPGVRTLRPDVDEASLDVVFGDIAALAPHCRFRDCQHGAEPGCAVREGVPPDRLRNYQKLQRELRRDTLTALERQAQLSQWKTLMRAGRQRGKQKRGGE; encoded by the coding sequence ATGATCGACCTCAATGTCGAGCCGCTGCGCTCGATCGGTTTGACCCCGGCGATGGCCCAGGCGGCTCTCGCTTTTTCCTCCGCTTCTGACGACACGCCGCCGCATCGCCTCGTGCGGGTGACCGAAGTGCACCGCGAGACACTCGTCGTGCACGACGGCAAGCAAGAGACGAGCGTGCGCGCCATGCCGCGCCTCGCGCGCGAGTTGGCCGAGGCCGGCTCCGCGCTGGCGGTGGGCGACTGGGTGCTGCTGGCGCCCGATGCCCACGGCGAGCCCTGGGTGCACGAGCGCGTCACGCCGCTCACGCACATCGCCCGGCGCGACGCCGACGGCCGGCGCCACCCGGTGGTGAGCAACGTCGACACCGCCCTGCTCGTGATGGGCCTCGACGACGACTACAACCCGCGGCGGCTCGAGCGTTTCCTGACGCTGGTGCAGACCCAGGGCGTGACGCCCGTGGTCGTGCTGACCAAGGCGGATGCCGTGCCGCCCGAGCGCGTGGAGCAGGCGCTCGCCGAGCTGCGAGCGCGGCTGCCGCGCGGGCTGGAGATGCTCGCGCTCGACGGGCGCGACGCTTCGAACGCACATCGCCTCGCCCCCTGGCTCGGCACAGGCCAGACGCTGGTGCTGCTCGGCTCCTCGGGCGCCGGCAAGTCGACGCTGACCAATGCGCTGCTCGGCTCGGCGGTGCAAGACACCGGCGCCGTGCGCGAGCACGACAGCCGCGGCAAGCACACCACCACCTCGCGCTCGTTGCACCGCCTGCCGGGCGGCTCCTGCGTGATCGACACGCCCGGCGTGCGCACGCTACGGCCCGATGTCGACGAGGCCTCGCTCGACGTCGTGTTCGGCGACATCGCCGCGCTCGCGCCGCACTGCCGCTTCCGCGATTGCCAGCATGGCGCCGAGCCCGGCTGCGCGGTGCGGGAAGGCGTGCCGCCCGACCGCTTGCGCAACTACCAGAAGCTGCAACGCGAGTTGCGGCGCGACACGCTCACCGCGCTCGAGCGGCAGGCGCAGCTGTCGCAATGGAAGACGCTGATGCGCGCCGGCCGCCAGCGCGGCAAGCAGAAGCGGGGCGGCGAATGA
- a CDS encoding GNAT family N-acetyltransferase translates to MPTSPKPSLKPSLKQLKGAIDSLKRTGSTLKKLKPTVASPATLKKRHAARRQVSGLHFALADRIDALNPLHWDALAAQTVFLSRDYLRVLEAHAPSNVQPRYVLALDEGRPVAAMLFQRVSVSGDSLRKPSSKRLVDKPLAGLQEHLLVCGNLLVWGARSVAFAADVDEAQLWHGVGEAMYRLRRADKLLGESDVVMVKDFLADREPTRESLRLLGYRSVETEPDMVLTLQPGWKSYDDYLANLTSSYRSSAKKLLKDCAAAGITLRLATLDEMLARQAELHDLYKQVHQAQGLRLASLTPGYLGAMAQALGERFVCRVAERDGKWLGFVTSVNDGDTALGYYIGYDRTANADAPIYLALLQSTVEDAISFGARRLSLGRAALEPKAKMGCKPEPLACAVRHRVSALNWIVSALTRTASHDEPPERSPFKATA, encoded by the coding sequence ATGCCGACCTCTCCCAAGCCTTCGTTGAAGCCATCCTTGAAGCAGCTCAAAGGCGCGATCGATTCGCTCAAGCGCACCGGCAGCACGCTCAAGAAGCTCAAACCCACGGTCGCGAGCCCCGCCACGCTGAAGAAGCGCCATGCGGCACGCCGGCAGGTCTCGGGCCTGCACTTCGCGCTGGCCGATCGCATCGATGCGCTCAACCCGCTGCATTGGGACGCGCTGGCCGCGCAGACCGTTTTCCTCTCGCGCGACTACCTCCGCGTGCTCGAAGCGCATGCGCCGAGCAACGTGCAGCCACGCTACGTGCTGGCGCTCGACGAAGGCCGTCCGGTGGCCGCGATGCTGTTCCAGCGCGTCAGCGTGAGTGGCGACAGCTTGCGCAAGCCCAGCAGCAAGCGATTGGTCGACAAGCCGCTCGCCGGTCTGCAGGAGCACTTGCTCGTCTGCGGCAACCTGCTCGTGTGGGGTGCGCGCTCGGTGGCGTTCGCCGCCGATGTCGATGAAGCGCAGCTCTGGCATGGCGTGGGCGAAGCGATGTACCGCCTGCGCCGGGCCGACAAGCTGCTGGGTGAGTCCGACGTGGTGATGGTGAAGGATTTTCTCGCCGACCGTGAGCCCACGCGCGAATCGCTGCGCCTGCTCGGCTACCGCAGCGTCGAGACCGAGCCCGACATGGTGCTCACGCTGCAACCCGGCTGGAAGAGTTACGACGACTACCTCGCCAACCTCACCTCCAGCTACCGCAGCAGCGCAAAGAAGCTGTTGAAGGACTGCGCCGCCGCCGGCATCACGCTGCGCTTGGCCACGCTCGACGAAATGCTGGCCCGCCAGGCGGAGTTGCACGATCTCTACAAGCAGGTGCACCAGGCGCAAGGCCTGCGCCTGGCCTCGCTCACGCCGGGCTACCTGGGCGCGATGGCACAGGCGCTGGGCGAGCGTTTCGTCTGCCGCGTGGCCGAGCGCGACGGGAAATGGCTGGGCTTCGTGACCAGCGTCAACGACGGCGACACCGCACTCGGCTATTACATCGGCTACGACCGCACGGCCAATGCCGATGCACCGATCTACCTGGCGCTCCTGCAGTCCACGGTCGAAGACGCGATTTCCTTCGGTGCACGCCGGCTCTCGCTCGGCCGCGCCGCCCTCGAACCCAAGGCCAAGATGGGCTGCAAGCCCGAGCCACTCGCCTGCGCCGTGCGCCACCGCGTGTCGGCGCTCAATTGGATCGTGAGTGCGTTGACGCGCACCGCGAGCCACGACGAGCCGCCCGAGCGCAGCCCGTTCAAGGCCACCGCCTGA
- a CDS encoding diguanylate cyclase, with translation MSHPLRRALHELFIAFALLAAALFGTLAQAQPTPISLNADVEVEISSRGQLYLAQDDAPPASAKELPAWLAKHKQAERVSLFGGSYWFFATVQNDTLQTRWVVDPTGTLMERIEVRVYTEGKPVQSFTTGYNSSGAYMMHYGGNVELPPGAVAQVLLRIESRYFARYPSVYVASEAGYRKTVVAENVLTLCALGAMLVLALYNLFVYFGVRDRAMLYYALYLLVATPSWALTLHVGSDWLGWRGLGWHYVAFMLGAVFNTMFFLEFLRLKEHAPRLAWVARGNMYVTLAITPVCFISVAYAHLLATAVISVTLTTALVAGMIRLGQGFLPARYFLAAFFALLLPAILILPANFGLVPSVMRNIELFTLLGATTDAVLLAFALADKIRLLGREKDAYMAQLNDALTQASTDSLTGIGNRHAFDRTLTNMTHVPSDPTASQRVMLVMIDLDGLKRINDERGHAHGDSLLREFAQALSVVKEEGMTVFRLGGDEFAVLGERHQEDLVRHTLVVVERKLHEAGYPDAGISYGIAFGSEINSGSQLLMHADARMYLHKTAKRTQPA, from the coding sequence TTGTCACACCCATTGCGCCGTGCGCTGCACGAGCTGTTCATCGCCTTCGCGCTCCTGGCGGCTGCACTCTTCGGCACCCTTGCCCAAGCCCAACCGACGCCCATCTCGCTGAACGCCGACGTCGAGGTCGAGATCTCGTCGCGAGGCCAGCTCTATCTCGCACAAGACGACGCGCCGCCTGCCTCCGCCAAGGAGTTGCCGGCCTGGCTGGCCAAGCACAAGCAGGCCGAGCGCGTGAGCCTCTTTGGCGGCAGCTACTGGTTCTTTGCCACCGTGCAGAACGACACCTTGCAGACACGCTGGGTGGTCGACCCGACCGGCACGCTGATGGAGCGCATCGAGGTGCGCGTCTACACCGAGGGCAAGCCGGTGCAGTCGTTCACCACCGGCTACAACTCGAGCGGTGCCTACATGATGCATTACGGTGGCAACGTCGAGTTGCCGCCAGGCGCAGTGGCCCAGGTGCTGCTTCGCATCGAGAGCCGCTACTTCGCGCGCTACCCGAGCGTCTATGTCGCCAGCGAGGCGGGCTACCGCAAGACCGTGGTCGCCGAGAACGTGCTCACGCTGTGCGCGCTCGGCGCCATGCTCGTGCTCGCGCTCTACAACCTCTTCGTCTACTTCGGCGTGCGCGACAGGGCGATGCTGTACTACGCGCTCTACCTGCTGGTGGCCACCCCCTCCTGGGCGCTGACGCTGCACGTGGGCTCCGACTGGCTGGGCTGGCGGGGGCTCGGTTGGCATTACGTCGCCTTCATGCTCGGCGCGGTGTTCAACACCATGTTCTTCCTCGAGTTCCTGCGCTTGAAGGAACACGCGCCGCGCCTGGCCTGGGTGGCACGCGGCAACATGTACGTGACGCTCGCGATCACGCCGGTGTGCTTCATCTCGGTGGCCTATGCCCACCTGCTCGCCACCGCGGTGATCTCGGTCACGCTGACCACGGCGCTCGTGGCCGGCATGATCCGCCTCGGCCAGGGGTTCCTGCCGGCGCGTTATTTCCTCGCCGCCTTCTTCGCGCTGCTGCTGCCGGCCATCCTCATCCTGCCGGCCAACTTCGGCCTGGTGCCGAGCGTGATGCGCAACATCGAGCTCTTCACGCTGCTCGGCGCCACCACCGATGCAGTGCTGCTCGCCTTCGCGCTGGCGGACAAGATCCGCCTGCTCGGCCGCGAGAAAGACGCCTACATGGCGCAGCTCAACGATGCGCTCACCCAGGCCAGCACCGACTCGCTCACCGGCATCGGCAACCGCCACGCCTTCGATCGCACGCTCACCAACATGACGCATGTGCCCAGCGACCCGACGGCGTCGCAGCGGGTGATGCTGGTGATGATCGACCTCGATGGCCTGAAGCGCATCAACGACGAGCGCGGCCACGCACACGGCGACAGCCTGCTGCGCGAGTTCGCCCAGGCCCTGAGCGTGGTGAAGGAAGAAGGCATGACCGTGTTTCGACTCGGGGGCGACGAGTTCGCGGTGCTGGGTGAGCGCCACCAGGAAGACCTGGTGCGCCACACCCTTGTCGTCGTCGAGCGCAAGCTCCACGAGGCGGGCTACCCCGACGCGGGCATCAGCTACGGCATCGCCTTCGGCTCCGAGATCAACTCGGGCTCGCAGCTGCTCATGCACGCGGATGCGCGCATGTACCTGCACAAGACTGCCAAGCGCACACAACCCGCCTGA
- a CDS encoding 2OG-Fe dioxygenase family protein, with translation MTQMLPPPYVPVSELTPVLRTAGHAAVSPSGLCELAGVALGDLQALAPSWNDLPPDAYLRDGGRYRRRRHSCFVLEGDLVTQAPHRAHWQPVEYNALHGGLERWFEPMDPTVVAGDAWPRLLRSLGAVCSSIKGARPWFVEAHQFRIDTTDGIGRPTPEGAHRDGVDFVAVILVGRAGIKGGETRVFEAQGASGIRFTMSEPWTLLLLDDERVIHESTPIQPLEAGGHRDTLVLTFRAGGFQGPA, from the coding sequence ATGACGCAGATGCTTCCGCCTCCTTACGTTCCCGTGAGCGAACTCACGCCCGTGCTGCGCACGGCGGGCCATGCGGCCGTGAGCCCTTCGGGCCTGTGCGAGCTGGCGGGTGTCGCCCTCGGCGACCTGCAAGCGCTCGCGCCGAGCTGGAACGACCTGCCGCCCGATGCCTACCTGCGCGACGGTGGCCGCTACCGCCGCCGCCGCCATTCGTGCTTCGTGCTCGAGGGCGATCTCGTCACGCAGGCGCCACACCGTGCGCATTGGCAGCCGGTCGAATACAACGCGCTGCACGGCGGCCTGGAGCGCTGGTTCGAGCCGATGGACCCGACGGTCGTCGCCGGCGATGCGTGGCCGCGCCTTCTGCGCAGCCTGGGGGCGGTGTGTTCGTCGATCAAGGGGGCGCGGCCGTGGTTCGTGGAGGCGCACCAGTTCCGCATCGACACCACCGACGGCATCGGCCGGCCCACGCCCGAGGGCGCGCACCGCGATGGCGTCGACTTCGTCGCGGTGATCCTCGTCGGCCGCGCCGGCATCAAGGGCGGCGAGACGCGCGTGTTCGAGGCGCAGGGAGCAAGCGGCATCCGCTTCACGATGAGTGAGCCGTGGACGCTGCTGCTGCTCGACGACGAGCGGGTGATCCACGAGAGCACGCCGATCCAGCCGCTCGAGGCCGGTGGGCACCGCGACACGCTGGTGCTGACCTTCCGCGCAGGCGGCTTCCAGGGGCCAGCTTGA